The proteins below are encoded in one region of Tamandua tetradactyla isolate mTamTet1 chromosome 9, mTamTet1.pri, whole genome shotgun sequence:
- the MRPS30 gene encoding large ribosomal subunit protein mL65, protein MAAARFWRLVPRSRGLSLHTTTEVADTATETTVPQAAAAPVARYPPIVASLTAKSKAARQRRVEQWQAEVHAAESVDEKLQILTKMQFMKYVVYPQTFSLNADRWYQGFTKTVFLSGLPPPPVAPEPALELAALRAAACDCLLQEHFYLRRKRRAPLYQDREALASPFLDHLVAALVDHLSPHNPVLATAALDCKRPVHFYWLRGEEIISHGHRKGRVDALRYQINDKPHNQIRISKQLPEFVPLDYSVPIEIPVMNCKPDKLPLFKRQYENTIFIGSKTVDPYCYGHTQFHLLPDKLKRERLLKKNCADQIEVVFRANAIASLFAWTGAQAMYQGFWSEADVTRPFVAQGVITDGKYFSFFCYQLNTLALTAQADQNNPRKNICWGTQSKPLYETIEDNDVKGFNDDVLLQIVHFLLNRPKEDKSQLLGN, encoded by the exons ATGGCGGCGGCCAGGTTTTGGAGGCTTGTTCCCCGCAGTCGGGGACTCTCATTGCATACTACAACCGAGGTCGCCGACACAGCCACGGAAACGACTGTTCCACAAGCTGCGGCGGCCCCTGTTGCACGCTACCCGCCGATTGTGGCCTCCTTGACTGCCAAGAGTAAGGCGGCGCGGCAGCGGCGGGTGGAGCAGTGGCAGGCGGAGGTGCACGCGGCCGAGTCAGTGGATGAGAAGCTGCAAATCCTCACCAAGATGCAGTTCATGAAGTACGTGGTTTACCCGCAGACCTTCTCCCTGAATGCCGACCGCTGGTACCAGGGCTTCACCAAGACGGTGTTTCTCTCGGGCCTGCCGCCGCCGCCGGTGGCGCCCGAGCCCGCGTTGGAGCTGGCGGCCCTGCGCGCGGCCGCGTGTGACTGTCTCTTGCAGGAGCACTTCTACCTCCGGCGCAAGCGGCGCGCACCCCTCTACCAGGACCGCGAGGCCCTCGCCTCTCCCTTCCTGGACCATCTGGTAGCTGCCCTCGTGGACCACCTCAGCCCACACAACCCGGTGCTAGCCACCGCCGCTCTAG ATTGTAAACGCCCAGTTCACTTTTACTGGTTGCGTGGTGAAGAAATTATTTCTCATGGTCATCGGAAAGGTCGAGTTGATGCTTTGAGATACCAGATAAATGATAAACCACACAACCAAATTCGAATATCCAAGCAGCTTCCAGAG tTTGTGCCATTGGATTATTCTGTTCCTATAGAAATCCCTGTCATGAATTGTAAGCCAGACAAACTTCCATTATTTAAACGACAATATGAAAACACCATATTTATTG GCTCGAAAACTGTAGATCCATACTGTTATGGTCACACCCAGTTTCATTTGTTACCTgacaaattaaaaagggaaagacTCTTGAAAAAAAACTGTGCTGATCAGATAGAAGTTGTATTTCGTGCTAACGCTATTGCAAGTCTTTTTGCTTGGACTGGAGCACAAGCGATGTATCAAG GATTCTGGAGTGAAGCAGATGTTACCCGACCTTTTGTCGCCCAGGGTGTAATCACAGACGgaaaatacttttcctttttctgttaccAGTTAAATACTTTGGCACTGACTGCGCAAGCTGATCAAAATAACCCTCGTAAAAATATATGTTGGGGGACGCAAAGTAAACCTCTTTATGAAACAATCGAAGATAATGATGTGAAAGGTTTTAATGATGATGTTTTACTTCAGATAGTTCACTTTCTACTGAATAGACCAAAAGAAGACAAATCACAACTGTTGGGGAactaa